From Cricetulus griseus strain 17A/GY chromosome 1 unlocalized genomic scaffold, alternate assembly CriGri-PICRH-1.0 chr1_0, whole genome shotgun sequence, a single genomic window includes:
- the LOC113832952 gene encoding skin secretory protein xP2-like — MGAGRPPTPPRPAPGPAPATRPRRAPLPGPRVAAAPGRDRPSRAPAAVVAERVRVGGPGRAARRRGASPCWCPPDLSPPPPAPQRMDGGGGGGASHGLAGLPLMRSAAARGAAGPREAEGAGPGWAAWPAGIRGASGWATRSPGLRPCAETRAAVQRARAGRWPARRHPRRRGPVCAPTQGAPATAESCPPCAPNSSTSEFPGGVSDALAFIWRSEDNRRCHAFNLA; from the exons ATGGGCGCGGGCCGTCCCCCAACGCCTCCGCGCCCGGCGCCCGGCCCCGCTCCGGCGACTAGGCCCCGCCGCGCTCCGCTGCCCGGCCCTCGCGTAGCGGCGGCGCCGGGAAGGGACCGGCCGAGTCGGGCGCCGGCCGCAGTGGTAGCGGAACGCGTCCGGGTCGGGGGCCCGGGCCGGGCAGCACGGCGCCGCGGTGCCTCACCATGTTGGTGTCCTCCggacctctcccctcctcctccggCTCCGCAGCGAATGGAcggcggcggcggcggtggcGCCTCTCACGGGCTCGCCGGGCTCCCGCTCATGCGCAGTGCGGCGGCCCGCGGAGCGGCCGGGCCGCGGGAGGCGGAGGGCGCGGGCCCCGGGTGGGCGGCCTGGCCTGCCGGCATCCGTGGCGCGAGCGGCTGGGCGACCCGGTCGCCGGGGCTGAGGCCATGCGCCGAGACCCGCGCGGCGGTCCAGCGGGCGCGAGCGGGGCGCTGGCCGGCGCGTCGGCACCCGAGGCGGCGGGGCCCAGTGTGCGCCCCCACTCAGGGCGCCCCGGCCACGGCTGAGTCCTGTCCGCCGTGCGCTCCTAATAGCTCCACGTCAGAGTTCCCGG gtGGAGTCAGTGATGCCCTGGCAtttatatggaggtcagaggacaaccgcAGGTGTCATGCCTTCAACCTTGCTTAA